The genomic region ccctataacttacaaaaaaagcaaagaagatgtaaacattgggtatttctaaactcaggacaaaatttagaaactatttagcataggtgttttttggtggttgtagatatgtaacagattttgggggtcaaagttaaaaaaagtgttttttttttaaatttttcctcatattttataatttttttatagtaaattataagatatgatgaaaataatggtatcttttgaaagtccatttaatggcgagaaaaacggtatataatatgtgtgggtacagtaaatgagtaagaggaaaattacagctaaacacaaagaccgcaaaaatgtaaaaatagccttggtcccaaacggacagaaaatggaaaagtgctgcggtcattaaggggttaagattggtTTTCAGTGGTTCCATTGACAAGAAACGTGTAAGCCTCTTGCAGGGTGTCTTGCAGATCCTGATACCCAGCGTATTTACAGGCTTCCTGCAGCTGTAACCAGCGATAGTCTTGGTGTTCATCTGAGAGTTTTACACGAGTGTTATGATCTTTCAGCTCCGCCAACCAGTATATCACAGTCTTTGGTTTATTGTTTACTTTATAATTTAGCTCCTTCCTGAAACCGTCTACTATACGGAACTGGTTGGCATGCAGACCGGCCTCTTCTTCCGTCTCACGCAGAGCTGTGGTCAAATCATCTTCGCCAGGGTCAACGTGACCTGAAACAAAACACGTGGCTGTAAAATCCTAAGGGAAAAATCTTTTATGACTTACACAGACTAAATCATTACCCATATTTGAGATAATGTTTTCTCTGTTTTCCAAACCTGGTTTAAGTTAAATGGTTCATCAAATTCTTGATTttatgagagagagatagagaagtagAGACAGATGCAAAGAAGGAAGCCAAagctttaaa from Bombina bombina isolate aBomBom1 chromosome 2, aBomBom1.pri, whole genome shotgun sequence harbors:
- the NUDT2 gene encoding bis(5'-nucleosyl)-tetraphosphatase [asymmetrical] isoform X1, which translates into the protein MALRACGLIIFRRCNPRTSVASVSDIEFLLLQTSYGIHHWTPPKGHVDPGEDDLTTALRETEEEAGLHANQFRIVDGFRKELNYKVNNKPKTVIYWLAELKDHNTRVKLSDEHQDYRWLQLQEACKYAGYQDLQDTLQEAYTFLVNGTTENQS